A stretch of Ipomoea triloba cultivar NCNSP0323 chromosome 11, ASM357664v1 DNA encodes these proteins:
- the LOC115996678 gene encoding ABC transporter F family member 4 yields the protein MGKKKSASDEAGASKTKGSGKEGKKEKISVSAMLASMDQKPDKPKKASSSRPKAPPKVSSYTDAMDLPPSDDEDEEEGLVENDEQNDNHKQTGRRSKKDTDTLEISVTDKELKKREKKDVLAAHAAELAKKEALKDDHDAFTVVIGSRASVLDGQDDADANVKDITVDNFSVSARGKELLKNCSVKISHGKRYGLVGPNGKGKSTLLKLLAWRKIPVPKNIDVLLVEQEVVGDDKTALEAVVSANEELIKTRQEAASLQDLAASVGENEDDDDGNDVGEKLAELYDKLQIMGSDAAEAQASKILAGLGFTKAMQGRPTRSFSGGWRMRISLARALFVQPTLLLLDEPTNHLDLRAVLWLEEYLCRWKKTLVVVSHDRDFLNTVCTEIIHLHDMKLHFYRGNFDDFESGYEQRRKEMNKKFEVYDKQLKAAKRSGSRAQQDKVKDRAKFAAAKESKKKAKDRVDEDEPLAEAPQKWRDYTVEFHFPEPTELTPPLLQLIEVSFSYPNREDFRLSNVDVGIDMGTRVAIVGPNGAGKSTLLNLLAGDLVPTEGEVRRSQKLRIGRYSQHFVDLLTMDETAVQYLLRLHPDQEGPSKQEAVRAKLGKFGLPSHNHLTPIAKLSGGQKSRVVFTSISMSKPHILLLDEPTNHLDMQSIDALADALDEFTGGVVLVSHDSRLISRVCEDEEVSEIWVVENGTVMSFPGTFDEYKEELQREIRAEVDD from the coding sequence ATGGGGAAGAAGAAATCAGCTTCTGATGAAGCTGGAGCGAGTAAGACTAAGGGCAGTGGcaaagaaggaaagaaagagaAGATTTCAGTGTCTGCAATGCTTGCTAGTATGGACCAGAAACCTGATAAGCCCAAGAAAGCGTCTTCTTCTAGACCTAAAGCACCTCCAAAAGTTTCATCTTACACTGATGCCATGGATCTTCCTCCCTCagatgatgaggatgaggaaGAGGGTCTTGTAGAAAATGATGAACAGAATGATAATCACAAACAGACTGGTAGACGTAGCAAAAAAGACACAGATACCCTTGAAATCTCAGTTACTGATAAAGAGTTGAAGAAACGGGAAAAGAAAGACGTGCTAGCTGCCCATGCTGCTGAGCTGGCCAAGAAGGAGGCTCTCAAGGATGATCATGATGCCTTTACTGTTGTTATTGGCAGCCGCGCTTCTGTTCTTGATGGTCAAGACGATGCAGATGCTAATGTTAAGGACATCACAGTAGATAATTTCTCTGTTTCAGCTCGGGGAAAGGAGCTTTTAAAGAATTGCTCTGTAAAAATCTCTCATGGCAAGAGATATGGACTGGTTGGCCCTAATGGAAAGGGGAAGTCCACCCTTTTAAAGCTACTTGCATGGCGGAAAATACCTGTGCCAAAAAATATTGATGTTCTCTTGGTTGAACAGGAGGTTGTTGGTGATGACAAGACTGCCCTTGAAGCTGTTGTTTCAGCTAATGAAGAACTCATCAAGACCCGTCAAGAGGCTGCATCTTTGCAGGATTTAGCTGCTTCTGTTGGTgagaatgaagatgatgatgatgggaaTGATGTGGGAGAGAAGCTAGCTGAGTTGTATGATAAATTGCAGATAATGGGGTCAGATGCTGCTGAGGCTCAAGCATCTAAAATTCTTGCTGGATTGGGTTTTACCAAGGCAATGCAAGGTCGCCCAACACGATCATTTAGTGGTGGTTGGAGGATGAGAATTTCACTGGCCCGGGCACTTTTTGTTCAGCCTACTTTATTGCTGTTGGATGAACCTACCAACCATCTTGACCTTAGGGCTGTTCTGTGGTTGGAGGAGTACTTGTGCAGATGGAAGAAAACTCTTGTTGTTGTTTCCCATGACCGTGATTTTCTCAACACAGTTTGCACTGAGATTATTCATCTCCATGACATGAAACTCCACTTTTACCGTGGAAACTTTGATGATTTTGAGAGTGGCTATGAGCAACGTCGCAAAGAGATGAACAAAAAGTTTGAGGTATATGATAAGCAGTTGAAAGCTGCGAAGAGATCTGGCAGTCGTGCACAACAGGACAAGGTCAAGGACCGGGCCAAATTTGCTGCTGCAAAAGAATCAAAGAAAAAGGCGAAGGACAGGGTTGATGAGGATGAGCCCCTGGCTGAGGCCCCCCAGAAATGGAGGGACTACACTGTGGAGTTTCACTTCCCTGAGCCCACTGAACTTACTCCTCCATTACTGCAGTTAATAGAAGTCAGCTTTTCTTATCCAAACCGAGAGGACTTCAGGCTATCTAATGTTGATGTTGGCATTGATATGGGGACCCGAGTTGCCATTGTTGGGCCCAATGGTGCTGGAAAATCTACTTTACTCAACCTTCTTGCTGGTGACTTGGTTCCTACGGAGGGAGAAGTGCGAAGGAGTCAAAAGCTGAGGATTGGACGATATTCACAACACTTTGTAGATCTTTTGACAATGGACGAAACAGCTGTTCAGTACCTTCTCCGTCTTCATCCTGATCAAGAGGGACCTAGTAAACAAGAGGCAGTTCGTGCAAAGCTTGGGAAATTTGGTCTCCCCAGCCACAACCACCTGACCCCGATTGCAAAGTTATCAGGAGGGCAAAAATCACGGGTTGTTTTTACCTCAATTTCAATGTCAAAACCTCACATTCTTCTGCTAGATGAACCAACAAACCATTTGGATATGCAGAGTATTGATGCATTGGCAGATGCACTCGATGAATTCACAGGTGGAGTTGTGCTAGTCAGTCATGACTCGAGGCTAATATCACGTGTCTGCGAGGATGAAGAAGTGAGTGAAATTTGGGTTGTGGAAAATGGAACTGTGATGTCATTCCCAGGAACCTTTGATGAGTACAAGGAAGAGCTGCAAAGGGAAATTAGAGCTGAGGTTGATGATTGA